The following are encoded together in the Variovorax sp. PBS-H4 genome:
- a CDS encoding type I restriction-modification system subunit M, whose translation MNQTAISAVSQDSINAAVWAACDTFRGVVDPSTYKDYVLPMLFLKYVSDAWQDHYDGYKAQYGDTASDLIEELLKTERFVLPPTASFYALHAARFEPGNGERIDRALHAIEDANIAKLRDVFQDIGFNSNKLGDEWQKNDILRHLLEDFARPELDLRPSRIGQLDLIGNAYEYLISHFASSSGKTAGEFYTPPEVSSLMARLMDPQEGDEICDPACGSGSLLLKCGRLIRDRTGSKRYALYGQEAIGNTWSLAKMNMFMHGEDNHRIEWGDTLRNPRLLLGDGSLRHFDVVVANPPFSLEKWGHEGAQTDKFGRFRRGVPPRTKGDYAFILHMVETMKPGAGRMAVVVPHGILFRGAAEGRIRQKLVEENLLDAVIGLPEGLFYGTGIPAAVLVFRRNKADDKVLFIDGSRDFEAGKNQNVLREADLQRVLDTYGKREPVERYAYLATPAQIAENDFNLNIPRYVNTFEREELLDIAVLQQEREALKEELAGIEEEIAAQLTEIGV comes from the coding sequence ATGAATCAGACAGCCATCAGCGCCGTCAGCCAGGACAGCATCAATGCCGCCGTGTGGGCGGCCTGCGACACCTTTCGCGGCGTCGTCGATCCGAGCACGTACAAGGACTACGTGCTGCCGATGCTCTTCCTCAAGTACGTGTCGGACGCGTGGCAGGACCACTACGACGGCTACAAGGCGCAGTACGGCGACACCGCCTCCGACCTCATCGAGGAACTGCTCAAGACCGAGCGCTTCGTCCTGCCGCCCACCGCCAGCTTCTACGCCCTGCATGCCGCGCGCTTTGAGCCCGGCAACGGCGAGCGCATCGATCGCGCGCTGCATGCCATCGAAGACGCCAACATCGCCAAGCTGCGCGACGTGTTCCAGGACATCGGCTTCAACTCCAACAAGCTCGGCGACGAATGGCAGAAGAACGACATCCTGCGTCACCTGCTCGAAGACTTCGCCAGGCCGGAGCTCGATCTTCGTCCCAGCCGGATCGGCCAGCTCGACCTGATCGGCAACGCCTACGAGTACCTCATCAGCCACTTTGCCTCGTCGAGCGGCAAGACCGCCGGAGAGTTCTATACCCCACCCGAAGTCTCCAGCCTCATGGCGCGCCTGATGGACCCCCAGGAAGGCGATGAGATCTGCGACCCGGCGTGCGGGTCCGGCTCCCTGCTCCTGAAGTGCGGCCGCCTGATCCGTGACCGCACCGGCTCCAAGCGCTACGCCCTCTACGGCCAGGAGGCCATCGGCAACACCTGGTCGCTGGCCAAGATGAACATGTTCATGCATGGCGAGGACAACCATCGCATCGAATGGGGCGACACGTTGCGCAACCCCAGGCTGCTGCTCGGCGATGGCAGTCTCAGGCACTTCGACGTCGTCGTGGCCAATCCGCCATTCAGCCTCGAGAAGTGGGGGCACGAGGGCGCGCAGACGGACAAGTTCGGCCGCTTCCGCCGCGGCGTGCCGCCGCGAACGAAGGGCGACTACGCCTTCATCCTCCACATGGTCGAGACCATGAAGCCCGGCGCTGGCCGCATGGCAGTTGTCGTGCCGCACGGCATCCTGTTTCGCGGGGCGGCCGAGGGGCGCATCCGGCAGAAGCTGGTGGAGGAGAACCTGCTCGATGCCGTCATTGGCCTGCCCGAGGGGCTCTTCTATGGAACCGGCATCCCGGCGGCTGTGCTGGTGTTTCGCAGGAACAAGGCTGATGACAAGGTGCTCTTCATCGATGGCAGTCGCGATTTCGAGGCCGGGAAGAATCAGAACGTGCTGCGCGAGGCGGATCTGCAGCGCGTGCTTGATACGTATGGCAAACGCGAGCCGGTGGAGAGGTATGCCTACCTGGCCACGCCTGCGCAAATTGCAGAGAACGACTTCAACCTGAACATTCCGCGCTACGTCAACACCTTCGAGAGGGAAGAACTGCTGGACATAGCAGTACTCCAGCAAGAGCGAGAGGCACTCAAGGAGGAGCTTGCCGGCATCGAGGAAGAAATAGCTGCCCAGCTGACCGAGATCGGCGTGTGA
- a CDS encoding restriction endonuclease subunit S — translation MRIMSIHAVNTLLGAEVRIRAGHPFRGAIKEVRGGGVHAVQMKDLDPLDGVDWRSVIRTQLAGRREPEWLAAGDLLFVARGTRFYAACVGDLPGPAVCGQHLFHLRVKPARALLPAFLAWQINQAPFQRALQRAAEGSSQLSVRRPVLESLPIGLPSLADQENIVALARLARRERQLQDLLIRNRERQFESIAEALASASGNA, via the coding sequence ATGCGCATCATGTCGATTCATGCAGTGAACACGCTCCTGGGCGCGGAGGTTCGTATACGAGCCGGTCATCCTTTCCGTGGCGCCATCAAGGAGGTCCGGGGCGGCGGGGTTCATGCGGTGCAGATGAAAGACCTGGACCCCCTCGACGGCGTCGACTGGCGAAGCGTCATCCGGACGCAACTGGCCGGACGGCGGGAGCCTGAATGGCTGGCGGCGGGAGATCTGCTCTTCGTCGCACGCGGTACGCGCTTCTACGCCGCGTGCGTTGGAGATCTTCCCGGGCCGGCCGTGTGCGGCCAGCACCTCTTCCATCTGCGGGTGAAGCCCGCGCGCGCATTGCTGCCCGCGTTCCTCGCCTGGCAAATCAATCAGGCTCCCTTCCAGCGGGCTTTGCAGCGCGCTGCCGAGGGCTCCAGCCAGCTGAGCGTGCGGCGGCCTGTGCTGGAATCGCTGCCCATCGGCCTGCCATCTCTGGCCGATCAGGAGAATATCGTCGCGCTCGCCCGCCTTGCGCGACGCGAGCGGCAACTGCAGGACCTGCTCATCCGCAACCGCGAACGGCAGTTCGAATCAATCGCCGAAGCGCTTGCCAGCGCCTCCGGCAACGCATGA
- a CDS encoding GntR family transcriptional regulator, producing the protein MEDDLPPQSAAFKLSKGTSLHRQLLLMLKNEIESGTLERGGLFPSEESLCERFSLSRVTVRRTLGDLAAMGLIERKPGRGTFVRKELPPPRLIPTLGVIDSLKNTEMKTQVRVLAVSHAVPPREIGMALNLQPGEEAVNAVRLRSCDGSPVMLTDVWAPLAFKACITPEALSKMAFYEILAANGVTYGRAVQEITASIADFRNAGLLAVENGAPLLKMRRVMYDSQEQPVIYSTVYLPSDASRVLMDVSGQAVNTMAAGQVVFDTRRGGPQA; encoded by the coding sequence ATGGAAGACGACCTGCCGCCGCAGTCCGCCGCATTCAAGCTGTCCAAGGGGACCTCGCTCCACCGGCAGTTGCTGCTGATGTTGAAGAACGAGATCGAATCCGGCACCCTCGAACGCGGCGGGCTGTTCCCGAGCGAGGAGTCCCTGTGCGAGCGCTTCTCACTCTCCCGGGTGACAGTGCGCAGGACGCTGGGTGACCTCGCGGCGATGGGGCTGATCGAGCGCAAGCCGGGCCGGGGCACCTTCGTGCGCAAGGAGCTGCCGCCGCCGCGATTGATCCCCACGCTGGGTGTGATCGATTCCCTCAAGAACACGGAGATGAAGACGCAGGTGCGGGTGCTCGCGGTGTCGCACGCGGTGCCGCCGCGCGAGATCGGCATGGCACTTAACCTGCAACCGGGGGAGGAGGCTGTCAATGCGGTTCGCCTCAGGAGCTGTGACGGAAGTCCCGTCATGCTGACCGACGTCTGGGCGCCGCTCGCCTTCAAGGCGTGCATCACCCCCGAGGCGCTGAGCAAGATGGCCTTCTATGAGATCCTCGCGGCCAACGGCGTGACCTACGGGCGCGCCGTGCAGGAAATCACCGCAAGCATCGCGGACTTCCGCAACGCCGGCCTGTTGGCCGTGGAGAACGGCGCGCCACTCTTGAAGATGCGGCGCGTGATGTACGACAGCCAGGAGCAGCCCGTCATCTACAGCACGGTCTACCTGCCATCCGATGCGAGCCGCGTCCTGATGGACGTCAGCGGCCAGGCAGTGAACACCATGGCCGCCGGGCAAGTGGTCTTCGACACGCGGCGGGGCGGCCCTCAGGCCTGA
- the leuC gene encoding 3-isopropylmalate dehydratase large subunit, producing MGRTLFEKIWDAHVIRALPGGWDLIHIDRPLLHDLVGPDALAQLRTRGLKVHNPELVFATIDHTVTTRPGRTNEAPGPHVEKARSEAAAAAIAFFDVGRQGQGIVHVTAPELGIVLPGTTAVCGDSHTCTNGGLGALAFGVGSSEILHVLATQTLRQRRPRQMRIVCTGQLDAAVSAKELALHIIRQLSARAGIGYAVEFAGPAVTALDIEGRLTLCNMSVELGARCGMVAPDEKTVRYLQGGAYAPKDDAFDLAASHWLSLQSDEDVVFDAEFTVRADEVAPMVTWGTNPEQAIRIDERIPDPSAQGPGAELGIQDALDYMGLEANTPIEGTAIDWVFIGSCANARLTDLRSAAAVVQGRHVADGVTAWVVPGSEKVKQAAEQEGLRQVFESAGFVWREPGCSMCVAANGERVPPGQRSISTSNRNFVGRQGPGARTHLASPAMAAAAAIAGHITDVRNL from the coding sequence ATGGGACGCACACTTTTCGAGAAGATCTGGGATGCGCATGTCATTCGCGCACTGCCAGGTGGATGGGATCTGATCCACATCGACCGACCGCTGCTCCATGACCTGGTGGGCCCGGATGCGCTGGCCCAGCTGAGAACGCGCGGCCTGAAGGTGCACAACCCCGAGCTGGTCTTCGCAACCATCGACCACACCGTAACCACACGTCCGGGCCGCACCAACGAGGCGCCGGGGCCCCATGTGGAGAAGGCGCGCTCGGAAGCCGCGGCGGCCGCCATTGCCTTCTTCGATGTAGGCCGGCAGGGACAAGGCATCGTCCACGTCACCGCACCAGAACTGGGCATCGTTCTTCCGGGCACCACGGCCGTCTGCGGTGACAGCCATACCTGCACCAACGGCGGCCTGGGCGCCCTGGCCTTCGGCGTGGGCTCGTCCGAGATCCTCCATGTGCTGGCGACACAGACGCTGCGCCAGCGACGGCCACGGCAGATGCGCATCGTCTGCACTGGGCAACTGGACGCGGCCGTCTCGGCGAAAGAATTGGCGCTGCACATCATCCGCCAGCTGAGCGCCAGGGCGGGCATCGGCTACGCGGTCGAGTTCGCCGGCCCCGCTGTCACCGCGCTGGACATCGAAGGCCGCCTGACCCTGTGCAACATGAGCGTCGAACTCGGCGCACGATGCGGCATGGTGGCGCCTGACGAGAAGACCGTGCGCTACCTGCAGGGCGGTGCCTACGCACCCAAGGACGACGCGTTCGACCTGGCGGCATCGCACTGGCTGTCCCTGCAGAGCGACGAGGACGTGGTCTTCGATGCCGAGTTCACGGTGCGAGCGGACGAGGTTGCGCCCATGGTCACCTGGGGCACCAACCCCGAGCAGGCCATCCGCATCGACGAGCGGATTCCTGACCCATCCGCACAAGGACCGGGCGCGGAACTCGGTATCCAGGATGCGCTGGACTACATGGGGCTCGAGGCGAACACGCCGATCGAAGGCACGGCGATCGACTGGGTGTTCATCGGCTCCTGCGCGAACGCCAGGCTCACGGACCTGCGCAGTGCCGCCGCCGTGGTGCAGGGCCGCCACGTTGCCGACGGCGTCACCGCCTGGGTGGTGCCCGGCTCCGAGAAGGTCAAGCAGGCGGCGGAGCAGGAAGGTCTCAGGCAGGTCTTCGAATCCGCGGGCTTCGTCTGGCGCGAACCGGGCTGCAGCATGTGTGTCGCGGCCAACGGCGAGCGCGTGCCGCCGGGGCAACGATCGATCTCGACCTCCAACCGCAACTTCGTCGGACGCCAGGGGCCCGGCGCGCGCACGCACCTGGCAAGCCCTGCAATGGCCGCCGCCGCTGCCATCGCAGGCCATATCACCGACGTGAGGAACCTGTGA
- the leuD gene encoding 3-isopropylmalate dehydratase small subunit, with protein sequence MTSARPFDAVTSPAVAIRRSNVDTDMIIRIEKSILPPHTLGPYGFESLKMRDDGSPDPDCPLNDPRYAGARILLADDNFGCGSSREAAVWALAGMGIRCVIAPSFGDIFFNNCFQNGILPIRLSQAQMEALFAACDSAQALTVDLRNCAITTAEGQNVLFAVDEAQRESLLTGSDEVDRTLEMDDDIRAWQQADRQRRPWVWTAQNRATTPAVFKAQFFQRQ encoded by the coding sequence GTGACGAGCGCCAGACCCTTCGACGCAGTGACCAGCCCGGCGGTGGCAATTCGGCGCAGCAACGTGGACACCGACATGATCATCCGGATCGAGAAGTCCATTCTGCCGCCGCACACGCTGGGACCTTATGGCTTCGAAAGCCTGAAGATGCGCGACGACGGCTCGCCTGATCCCGACTGTCCTCTGAACGATCCGCGGTACGCTGGCGCACGCATCCTGCTCGCGGATGACAACTTCGGCTGCGGCTCATCTCGCGAGGCGGCGGTCTGGGCCCTCGCGGGCATGGGCATCCGCTGTGTGATCGCCCCCAGCTTCGGCGACATCTTCTTCAACAACTGCTTCCAGAACGGCATTCTGCCGATCCGGCTGTCGCAGGCGCAGATGGAAGCCCTTTTCGCCGCCTGCGATTCGGCCCAGGCCCTCACGGTCGACCTTCGCAACTGCGCGATCACCACGGCTGAAGGCCAGAACGTCCTATTTGCGGTCGACGAAGCTCAGCGGGAGTCCTTGCTGACGGGGAGCGACGAGGTCGACAGGACGCTCGAGATGGATGATGACATTCGCGCATGGCAGCAGGCGGACCGGCAGCGCAGGCCCTGGGTCTGGACCGCTCAGAACCGGGCCACGACACCGGCCGTCTTCAAGGCGCAGTTCTTTCAGCGCCAGTAG
- a CDS encoding isocitrate lyase/PEP mutase family protein, with translation MQTKFKTSEQKTARLRELFNSGKILLAPGCFNPVSGVLIEKAGFDAIYISGAGVAVNNIGYPDIGLTTMTEILDNARNVVNVTNLPVICDIDTGYGNPLNVVRTVRDFENAGVAGLQMEDQIIPKKCGHIAGKGLVSKQEMVQKIKAAVDTRRDTNLTIFARTDAIAVEGLDAAIERSLAYKEAGADVTFVEAPGSLADMKKITSSIPGLHMANMVEKGGSTPIMPPAELQELGFHFVIYPGSTWMAAIKSIEEVLQVLKEDGTTERYYDRMVPFHEKGNELFETVRLSDWRKIEARYTS, from the coding sequence ATGCAAACCAAGTTCAAGACCAGTGAACAGAAGACAGCCCGGCTGCGGGAGCTTTTCAACAGCGGGAAGATTCTTCTCGCACCCGGCTGCTTCAATCCCGTCTCGGGCGTGCTGATCGAGAAGGCGGGCTTCGACGCCATCTACATCTCCGGCGCTGGAGTCGCGGTGAACAACATCGGGTATCCGGACATCGGCCTGACGACGATGACCGAGATCCTGGACAACGCGCGCAACGTGGTGAACGTGACAAACCTGCCCGTGATCTGCGACATCGACACCGGCTACGGCAATCCGCTCAACGTCGTACGCACGGTGCGAGACTTCGAGAACGCCGGCGTCGCAGGCCTGCAGATGGAAGACCAGATCATCCCCAAGAAGTGCGGTCACATCGCCGGCAAGGGACTGGTCTCCAAGCAGGAGATGGTTCAGAAGATCAAGGCCGCGGTAGACACACGGCGCGATACAAACCTCACGATCTTTGCGCGCACCGATGCGATCGCGGTGGAAGGCCTCGATGCCGCCATCGAGCGCTCCCTCGCCTACAAGGAAGCCGGCGCCGACGTGACCTTCGTGGAGGCGCCCGGCAGCCTGGCGGACATGAAGAAGATCACATCCTCCATCCCCGGCCTGCACATGGCCAACATGGTGGAGAAGGGTGGCAGCACCCCCATCATGCCGCCGGCCGAGCTCCAGGAGCTGGGGTTTCATTTCGTGATCTATCCGGGCTCCACCTGGATGGCGGCCATTAAGTCGATCGAGGAGGTGCTTCAAGTCCTGAAGGAGGACGGCACCACCGAGCGCTATTACGACCGCATGGTGCCCTTTCACGAGAAGGGCAACGAGCTGTTCGAGACCGTCCGGCTCTCGGACTGGCGAAAGATCGAGGCACGCTACACGAGTTGA
- a CDS encoding tripartite tricarboxylate transporter substrate-binding protein produces the protein MNSRRQVLQYGAGASLLASLGALPAWSQAFDTVKVLMGFAAGGANDTVARSVASKMGASNYVRSSALVENRTGAGGQIACAALKSAPADGSIILCAPFSCTALYPHTYKTLPYDPLLDFASVSTAASFPLMLSIGPVVPASVRTLPEYLAWVKEDLKTRGAYANPGSGSIAHFVGALLALEANLDMTAIAYRGSAPAVADTVGGQVPAMVTGITELLAHASTGKIRILATSGAQRNAFLPDTPTFAEQGFRRLVAEEVVAFHLPARTPRPIVEAANQSINNALKDSSVVKALAGVGVAAKGSTPEELDQLLRSEHARWAASIKRIGFNAQS, from the coding sequence ATGAACTCACGTCGACAGGTACTCCAATATGGCGCAGGTGCATCGCTGCTGGCGAGCCTTGGCGCGCTTCCGGCCTGGAGCCAGGCATTCGACACGGTGAAAGTGCTGATGGGCTTCGCCGCAGGTGGCGCGAACGACACCGTCGCGCGCAGCGTGGCCAGCAAGATGGGCGCAAGCAACTACGTGCGCAGTTCGGCGCTGGTGGAAAACCGCACCGGCGCGGGGGGACAGATCGCCTGCGCGGCGCTCAAGTCCGCGCCCGCCGATGGCAGCATCATCCTGTGCGCGCCCTTTTCCTGCACCGCGCTCTACCCGCACACCTACAAGACCCTGCCCTATGACCCCCTGCTGGATTTTGCGAGCGTGTCGACCGCGGCCTCTTTTCCGCTCATGCTCTCGATAGGTCCGGTCGTGCCCGCCAGCGTGCGGACGCTGCCGGAGTACCTGGCCTGGGTCAAGGAAGACCTGAAGACGCGGGGCGCCTACGCCAATCCCGGCTCCGGCTCGATTGCCCACTTCGTCGGCGCATTGCTGGCGCTGGAAGCCAACCTGGATATGACGGCGATCGCGTATCGTGGCTCCGCGCCCGCGGTGGCCGACACGGTGGGTGGGCAGGTCCCCGCGATGGTCACGGGCATCACGGAGCTGCTGGCGCATGCCAGTACAGGCAAGATTCGCATCCTCGCCACATCGGGGGCGCAGCGCAACGCCTTCCTGCCGGACACGCCAACCTTCGCGGAACAGGGCTTCCGCCGGCTGGTGGCCGAGGAGGTCGTCGCGTTCCATCTGCCGGCCCGCACGCCGCGCCCCATCGTGGAAGCGGCCAACCAGTCCATCAACAACGCGCTGAAGGATTCCTCGGTGGTCAAGGCGCTGGCCGGTGTAGGCGTGGCTGCGAAAGGATCAACGCCCGAGGAGCTGGACCAGCTGCTGCGCAGCGAGCATGCACGCTGGGCCGCGTCGATCAAGCGCATCGGCTTCAACGCGCAGTCCTGA
- the gap gene encoding type I glyceraldehyde-3-phosphate dehydrogenase, whose amino-acid sequence MAIKLGINGFGRIGRNVLRAAVQNFKNDIEIVAINDLLEPEYLAYMLQYDSVHGRFQGEITVEGNTLIVNGKKIRLTQERDPANLKWGEVGAEVVLESTGLFLTKETCQKHLDAGASKVIMSAPSKDDTPMFVYGVNDKKYASEAIISNASCTTNCLAPLAKVLNDKWGIKRGLMTTVHAATATQKTVDGPSNKDWRGGRGILENIIPSSTGAAKAVGVVIPELNKKLTGMSFRVPTSDVSVVDLTVELVKEATYKEICAEMKAQSEGALKGVLGYTEDKVVATDFRGDPRTSIFDAEAGIALDGTFIKLVSWYDNEWGYSNKCLEMVRVVAAK is encoded by the coding sequence ATGGCTATCAAACTCGGCATCAACGGCTTTGGCCGCATCGGTCGCAACGTGCTGCGTGCGGCGGTGCAGAACTTCAAGAACGACATCGAGATCGTCGCCATCAACGACCTGCTCGAGCCGGAATACCTGGCCTACATGCTCCAGTACGACTCGGTGCACGGCCGCTTCCAGGGCGAGATTACCGTCGAGGGCAACACCCTGATCGTCAATGGCAAGAAGATCCGCCTGACGCAGGAGCGCGATCCGGCCAACCTCAAGTGGGGCGAAGTGGGCGCCGAGGTGGTGCTCGAATCCACCGGCCTCTTCCTCACCAAGGAAACGTGCCAGAAGCACCTCGACGCGGGCGCGAGCAAGGTGATCATGTCGGCGCCCAGCAAGGACGACACCCCCATGTTCGTCTATGGCGTGAACGACAAGAAATACGCCAGCGAGGCGATCATCAGCAACGCCAGCTGCACCACCAACTGCCTGGCGCCCCTGGCCAAGGTGCTCAACGACAAGTGGGGTATCAAGCGCGGCCTGATGACCACCGTGCACGCCGCCACGGCCACCCAGAAGACCGTTGACGGCCCGAGCAACAAGGACTGGCGCGGCGGCCGCGGCATCCTCGAGAACATCATCCCCTCCAGCACGGGCGCGGCCAAGGCCGTTGGCGTGGTGATTCCCGAGCTCAACAAGAAGCTCACCGGCATGAGCTTCCGCGTGCCGACCTCCGACGTGTCGGTGGTCGACCTCACCGTGGAGCTGGTCAAGGAAGCGACCTACAAGGAAATCTGCGCCGAAATGAAGGCACAAAGCGAAGGCGCGCTGAAAGGCGTGCTGGGCTACACCGAGGACAAGGTCGTTGCGACCGACTTCCGCGGCGACCCGCGCACCTCCATCTTCGACGCTGAAGCCGGCATCGCGCTCGACGGCACCTTCATCAAGCTGGTGAGCTGGTACGACAACGAGTGGGGCTACTCCAACAAGTGCCTGGAAATGGTGCGGGTGGTCGCGGCCAAGTAA
- the tkt gene encoding transketolase produces the protein MANQALMANAIRALAMDAVQLANSGHPGAPMGMADMAVALWGDHLKHNPVNPQWFDRDRFVLSNGHASMLIYAVLHLTGYALPVDELKRFRQLHSKTAGHPETGITPGVETTTGPLGQGFTNAVGFALAEKLLAAEFNRADHLIVDHRTYAFLGDGCLMEGISHEAAALAGAWKLGKLIALYDDNGISIDGPVKPWFIDNTAERFKAYGWSVIGPIDGHDVKEVSDSIHRARQQDERPILIICKTQIGKGSPNRANTAKAHGEPLGPDEIGLTRTALQWPHEPFDLPQAVYTEWDAKAAGAQREAAWNDKFAAYARQYPDLAAEFTRRMKGELPKNFHQTAFDTVVTAHTKAETVASRKASQLALEAFTAALPELLGGSADLTGSNLTNTKSTPALRFDATGAVVRTEGNEQLPDGMPGRHINYGVREFGMAAIMNGVALHGGFIPYGGTFLTFSDYSRNAIRMAALMKQRVVHVFTHDSIGLGEDGPTHQSIEHAASLRLIPNLDVWRPADTAETVVAWAVALQNTTRPTALLLSRQNLPYAPKKDLSDISKGAYVLAEPELKKKLQAVIIATGSEVQLALKAQELLAAKKIAVRVVSMPSTTTFDRQSVAYKNSVLPQGTPRIAVEMGVTDGWWKYGVAAAVGIDTYGESAPAGVLFKHFGFTAENVAATVEAALAR, from the coding sequence ATGGCCAACCAAGCCTTGATGGCCAACGCGATTCGCGCGCTGGCCATGGATGCCGTTCAACTCGCGAACTCGGGGCATCCGGGCGCACCGATGGGCATGGCCGACATGGCGGTCGCCCTGTGGGGCGATCACCTCAAGCACAACCCCGTCAACCCGCAGTGGTTCGATCGCGACCGCTTCGTGCTGTCCAACGGCCACGCGTCGATGCTCATCTACGCCGTGCTGCACCTGACGGGCTACGCACTGCCGGTGGACGAGCTCAAGCGCTTCCGCCAGCTGCACAGCAAGACGGCCGGCCATCCCGAAACAGGTATCACGCCCGGCGTGGAGACCACCACCGGCCCGCTCGGCCAGGGCTTCACCAACGCGGTGGGTTTCGCGCTGGCTGAAAAGCTGCTGGCCGCAGAGTTCAACCGTGCCGATCACCTGATCGTCGACCACCGCACCTACGCCTTCCTGGGCGACGGCTGCCTGATGGAGGGCATCAGCCACGAGGCCGCTGCGCTGGCCGGCGCCTGGAAGCTCGGCAAGCTGATCGCGCTCTACGACGACAACGGCATCTCGATCGATGGCCCGGTGAAGCCATGGTTCATCGACAACACGGCGGAACGCTTCAAGGCCTACGGCTGGAGCGTGATCGGGCCGATCGACGGCCACGACGTGAAGGAAGTGTCGGACTCCATCCACCGGGCCCGGCAGCAGGACGAGCGGCCCATCCTCATCATCTGCAAGACGCAGATCGGCAAGGGCAGTCCCAACCGCGCCAATACCGCCAAGGCCCACGGCGAGCCGCTGGGGCCGGACGAAATCGGCCTCACCCGCACGGCACTGCAATGGCCCCACGAGCCCTTCGATCTGCCGCAGGCCGTGTACACGGAATGGGACGCCAAGGCCGCCGGCGCTCAACGTGAAGCCGCGTGGAACGACAAGTTCGCCGCCTATGCCAGGCAGTACCCGGACCTGGCGGCCGAGTTCACCCGCCGCATGAAGGGCGAGCTGCCGAAGAACTTTCACCAGACCGCTTTCGATACGGTCGTCACGGCCCACACCAAGGCGGAGACCGTCGCTTCGCGCAAGGCCTCGCAGTTGGCGCTCGAAGCCTTTACTGCTGCCTTGCCCGAGCTGCTGGGCGGCAGCGCCGATCTCACCGGCTCCAACCTGACCAACACCAAGAGCACGCCGGCGCTGCGCTTCGATGCCACTGGCGCCGTGGTGCGCACCGAAGGCAACGAACAGCTGCCCGACGGCATGCCTGGCCGCCACATCAACTACGGCGTGCGCGAGTTCGGCATGGCGGCCATCATGAACGGCGTCGCGCTGCACGGCGGCTTCATTCCGTACGGCGGCACCTTCCTGACGTTCAGCGACTACAGCCGCAACGCCATCCGCATGGCGGCGCTGATGAAGCAACGCGTGGTGCATGTATTCACCCACGACTCCATCGGTCTTGGCGAGGACGGGCCCACGCACCAGTCCATCGAGCACGCCGCCTCGCTGCGGCTCATCCCCAACCTCGACGTCTGGCGCCCGGCGGACACGGCCGAGACCGTGGTGGCATGGGCCGTCGCACTCCAGAACACCACGCGCCCGACAGCGTTGCTGCTGTCACGCCAGAACCTGCCTTACGCCCCCAAGAAGGATCTTTCCGACATCAGCAAGGGCGCCTACGTACTGGCCGAGCCCGAGCTCAAGAAGAAGTTGCAGGCGGTCATCATCGCCACGGGTTCCGAAGTGCAGCTGGCGCTCAAGGCCCAGGAACTGCTGGCCGCGAAGAAGATCGCCGTGCGAGTGGTCTCCATGCCTTCCACCACCACCTTCGATCGCCAGAGCGTCGCCTACAAGAACAGCGTGCTGCCGCAGGGAACCCCGCGCATCGCGGTCGAGATGGGCGTCACCGACGGTTGGTGGAAGTACGGCGTCGCCGCCGCCGTCGGCATCGATACCTACGGCGAGTCGGCGCCTGCCGGCGTATTGTTCAAGCATTTCGGCTTCACGGCAGAGAACGTCGCTGCCACGGTCGAGGCGGCGCTCGCGCGCTGA